ACTCGTGCACGCGTATGCAGCTTAGATTCGACGACGCGTAAACAAACAACGACAAaagcaaaatgtgaaatgaagagCACCCACCTCCGCCCGCGGCGATGTTGTTGGCGTGGCTTCCCGGGGACACAAGGCTCTGCGTGTCGCTGGATGGGGGCTTGCTGCTCTCGTTCAGCAGGGACGAGCTGGAGTCGGACTCCATGGACTGGCAGGACGGAGGATCCTGCGTCAGCTGCTCGTTACCGTACTCGTACTTGGCGAAGGCGGCCACCGCCGCGGCCGAGACGGAAGCGCCGGAGGCGGTGGTGGCGCCGATACCGGCGTGCATCCCGTGCTCGGATGTCAGGGATGAGGAGGATGCGTCCCTCGCCCTGTCCTCTCGCTTGAGGCCACCGGAGCCCGAgcttccgccgccgccgccaccgccaccgccaccgccgccgccgcacgccTCCCTGGCCCCGTTGCCGTAGTAACACTTGGCCTCCTCCGCTCTGCTGATCTCGCACGAGCGGTTGAACGAGGGGTTAATAGAAACGGGGCTGCTGAAGTAGGACTGGGAGTATCCATTGCACGGCTCCGAAGGATTCCACGGGAGGGAGCAAACGTTGTCCCTCCTCGGGTAGGAGAGAGACGGCAGCCCCGCCAGTTGTCCCCCCGAGGCTCGAAaattggggaaataaaaggtgtCTCCAGTGTGGATGTTTACCAAAGGTCCCACAAACCCTGGATTAAGGAGATTATGCTCGCCCATTTCCGCGGGCCCGACCAACAGCTTCTACTTTATTGCAATCTGACATTTAACATAGTTAAACCTGGGGGGCTGTCTGATTGGTCAGCCTCAGACCACGTGGCTAGGCcaacttctgctccacgggGTCCCACCCACTCGCTCCGgctcacacaaaacaaaaacatccactTCTCTCTATAACCCTTtatatgttatttttttaagaccATAAAACTTTTTATAAAATCCAGCAATCTTGTCTGTTTCTTGACTTGAATCGTGAGAGCAAAACAAGCCAGGTCTGCCTTTTTTTGTCCGCCATTAAATGTCACACATTAAAAAAGCTGGCTGTCGCCTCGTTTAATACCTTAACAAGCTGGcaaaagtttattttttattttttattattattatttttgttaaatGCTCGATCTCGTGAAAACTGCTCCCTTCGATGAGGGCTTGCATGCATGTGGCATCTTGTATAGCAAATTATGGTTGAACTCCTTGTCACATAAAGTCGTGATGTCCCAATTTTACAAGCTTGTTTTAAAGAAACGAATAATGCTCATTGCCCTATTTACAGTAAGACGAGGTCAGCAGGTTGAAgcctctgtaaaaaaaaaaaaaaaaaaaaacgggaaagGGGGCACTCTATAAGGTAACTTTAAGAGGGTGTATTTCACGTAATATTCTATAGTACGGCTCACACGAACAAGTTGAACAGATAGGTCCAATAAAGCCGCACTGACTAACTCTGGTGGGATTGTTAGCTCTCTCACAATTCTTTTATATGATTTTTACAGGATAACAGCCAGGGGACACTTCACTCATTCAAACAGCAAAGATTTTCCCGATGCGGCTAATTACTTGATTTGTGGACTCACTTCTCCCGACCGTCCACAAACATTTGCCGCATCTTgagtcaaataaaacaaaatacaagtgACAGATAACAACATGTTGTGTCTGTGCTACTATTTAACATTAAACAGCCCGTGGCACACACAGACATTCACACGAACTTTTACAACAGGGCCCAAAGTCCACTTTGAGCACAAAAATCCATAGCTTTCAGTATTAATTCAGCAACAACAAATTGTTCATGAAACAACAGCAAAAAGTATTTCAAGAAATAAAGCTGAGGCAAATTTTTTGCATTAATTCACGTggatga
This region of Syngnathus typhle isolate RoL2023-S1 ecotype Sweden linkage group LG2, RoL_Styp_1.0, whole genome shotgun sequence genomic DNA includes:
- the hoxc12a gene encoding homeobox protein Hox-C12a — translated: MGEHNLLNPGFVGPLVNIHTGDTFYFPNFRASGGQLAGLPSLSYPRRDNVCSLPWNPSEPCNGYSQSYFSSPVSINPSFNRSCEISRAEEAKCYYGNGAREACGGGGGGGGGGGGGSSGSGGLKREDRARDASSSSLTSEHGMHAGIGATTASGASVSAAAVAAFAKYEYGNEQLTQDPPSCQSMESDSSSSLLNESSKPPSSDTQSLVSPGSHANNIAAGGGAPWYPMHTRTRKKRKPYSKLQLAELEGEFMLNEFITRQRRRELSDRLNLSDQQVKIWFQNRRMKKKRLMLREQALAYF